Below is a genomic region from Carassius carassius chromosome 50, fCarCar2.1, whole genome shotgun sequence.
CCATAATGTTAtgcgttttcttttcttttttcgagTCTGAACATGAAGTTGATGGATTTTAAACctttaaatttgattaattttaatgaatgttttcatGCAAATACACTCTTCCACAGGTATCCAACGAGCCAGGCAACCGCTACAACATTCAGCTGATCAATGCTCTGGTGCTGTACGTTGGAACCCAGGCCATTGCCCACATCCACAACAAGGGCAGCACTCCCTCCATGAGCACCATCACTCACTCGGCTCACATGGACATCTTCCAGAACCTCGCAGTCGATCTAGACACTGAGGGTGAGGGGAAAaaatgtttattagtatttatatctCTAGTTTTACTTCACATTGAGACTTGTTTTTCCTCCTCCCAGGCCGCTATCTGTTCCTGAACGCGATAGCCAATCAGCTGCGTTATCCAAACAGCCACACACACTACTTTAGCTGTACCATGCTGTATCTGTTTGCCGAGGCCAACGCTGAAGCCATTCAAGAGCAGATCACCAGGTATGCAAGTGTATTTATTACTTGTATCTGTCTAAACTCTTAGTAGGGTTTATTTCCATTTAacataattatttacaataattattaGGATTATTTGTATGGATACCTATCCTTTTGAAGATTTAACATTTTCAATCTTTGCCAAACCAACCCAAACAGGCTGCcttaatttagtaattttttaatAGCAAAATTTCCAATAAGATCCCATTAGTCAATGGTAatgctaaaaaaatctaaaattaactAACCGTGAGCTattcatttgttacatttattaatcttttataATATTAGTTGATATAAAAACAGCTGTTCATTGTAACTTCAGGTCTATTAAATGTTATATAgagttcttttatatatatatatatatatatatatatatatatatatatatatatgtatgttttagtaaatgttgaaattaagatttataaatacttacaaattatttttcaatgtTAATTTCTGGTAAGTAATGTTAACAGAAccttattgttaaaaaaaaaaaaagttaacttaaGTGCTATACTTGACTATAGGTTCTTGTCTATTTGGCTGCATATTGTCATTGAGATACTATAAATTTTTGTAATTTGCCatagtttaattttgttttagtaCATCGTAAGTAAAATGAGAATGTTGCTGTCAACTAgctgaaaaagttacattttcaaaataaatttctGTTCATGTGTGAAATAACACTTGGTTTCAAgtgactataataaccctggctaACTCGTGTCATGCAGGGTCCTGCTGGAGAGGCTGATTGTGAACAGGCCGCACCCGTGGGGTCTGCTCATCACCTTCATTGAGCTGATCAAGAACCCTGCCTTTAAGTTCTGGAGCCATGATTTTGTGCACTGTGCGCCAGAAATTGAGAAGTAAGGGAGCCAACATGACATCTTTCTGCAATTTTTACAACAGAAAAACTGCAGTGTctccatgtttgtgtgtgtaggttgTTCCAGTCGGTGGCTCAGTGCTGCATGGGGCAGAAGCAAGCCCAGCAGGTGATGGAGGGAACTGGTGCCAGTTAGGCTGCAGGAACTGCTCCTGTCCCCAGAGAGAGAGCTCTCCCTCACCCCAACCCTTCATTTGCCCCACCAACACCCTGCTGCACGTCTGATCGACACACAGCTGGCACTGGATTCCCGCTCACTTTCCACCGGGCGGCATCTGACCTGAGTTcctttttggttttcttttttctccctcAACAAGATAAAATGttcaatgtaaatattaaaaaggaACATTTAAGAGCAGATtttgagttttttgtttttgggtcAAAAGTGAGGCACACGCTTGAACACATTTCACTCCTTGCTGTTTGGCTTCCCCTAACTCtccataaattattttttgccTTCAAGATGAATTGACTTTTGTTTGGAAGCTTGGTAGTGGCTAAGGAAGCtgtcttgttttatttgtatttttttttttatggtttttaagGGGAGAGCTATCAGTGTGGTGAGCTGAAAGGATCGGACAGATGTCCTGGACTGCAGTGGGTGGGGGGGCACTTGTTTGCACCTGTGAGGAAACACATCTTGGGTTGGAGGTTCTCCCTGGCACTTGTACAATTGTGGAAATATTCAGAAAATTGTTGGTAAATTGAATCTTAGGAGTTTGTACAAAGATTCAACTTGCAGAACAAAAAGGACCAATACAGCTCATTTTGTAAGGATTTcgaatgttttgtaaatgtattgGTCCACGTGTTGTATTTTGTAGTACTTTGTAGTTGCCTTTAGTTCCGCTACTTATTTCCTGTATGTATGCTTTCTGTAGTTACCGCATTAAACACTTGAACTGCAACTTCGCCTGCTTGTCGTTTCATTTGcatctgaaaaaaattatttgatacaTTTCTGGTCACTCTTGACTATTTTAAACATTAAGCATTCAAAGGTTTTATCCTATAGGCCATTACAAATGCTACCAGGCTCTTGTTGAGCTCCAACGTGTGCTTCTCCGGGTCCCACAGGTCAGGATGGGACTTCAAGAAAAGGGAGGACTGTGTTATTGTACTCCTCCAGGAGTTTTTTCAGATCCATTTTGACAGCCTCTGGAATTCCTGTGCCTTTCAGGAGTTTTATCGCACTCACAAAAACAATCTGTAACCATAAAGAACTGAAGGACTCTTGAAGAGTATCTTAAAGGTCAGCAAATATTCACAGCACGGCCTATCAGAACATGGGTTGATCCAGTGTCTTAAAGTCTGGCCAGAGAGACAAATTGTGGACATGTGTACTATAGGAGACCCAGAAGAAGAGGAACCCAGCCTGATGCGCTCTCCAGAGACTTCTTCCCTAGACAACATATGGTTATATGGTTACAAGCCTGCTATAAAAGGTGAAATGAGACCTGAATGTtctcatgcgcgtaatttgcacgggggttacggggccACAATAGtactgaatgactgatgatctgcttttatttcctttttttattcaaaatttcacaaatgtgttagctatagcaggatatatctgatattccgattgtcaaatatgtgcaagtggatgtgttttgttgttcaaacacctttataacgatcgcattacttgagctgtatgcgcaacgtattttaggtatctatcttattaaaatacctaaaaaaatacgtacattattaggaatttaccacctctggttcaatttgagattatttttatttttgtttgtttgtttgtttttttgttgttctttttgcatggattttgcaaagtgtcaaaatgaatcaaagcacaactaggttaatgttagtccacacttgtattgatgttatcagaggctaaatgcaaacacaattattattattttttaatctaattttgagtcttatttcatgcaaagtgataatataattgcactttcattttctttatttgaaaatttttaatgctgttatttgatgttaagtttttaaaatgtgatgttaataaaatacattttaacagttaaacttaaagcctagtttattaacattttgttggggtgattggggacaggtggggctcggaaccctttcctacctctgaagtggggaatggcagaaaagtttgagaaacactgagttagctgatgatttgttttgttgactggagttggctggctagatgttcgtttgccagtgtcctatgaggtaaagccagagggtgccagggactgtgtagaaccaatgtcactgaattgtaactgctgtttgctccaatacagtcacccgttttgggggggattgcataattaaattatgcaaattagcatgttaccttttacacaagaaaataatacaataaattaataaataaataaataaatatgccgcgagtttaacccccccaatggtagacccaaagttacgcccttgaaTGTTCTTATACCTTCCTCAAGGACCTTTTTAACTTTAGTGATGGCCTGATGCAGAAGAACCTCTCTGGGTATGGAGAACAAGACGTGACCCTCTTCCATGTCCTCTTTGGCAAGCATGCCATATTCTGCTACTGTACCCTCTTTACTTAAGTACACTTGGATAGAAATGATgaaaaacaatcataaaaaacaaaattacaaatgtcACCTTTATAACTAAATACAAGTactaaaatgatatttaaaaaaaaaaaaaaaacacaagaaaaaaaacttcAATTATATCTGCAGAAAGAAACACAATCATGATGTGTTGGCGCCCCTACTAGACCTTAAAATGAAGTTTGATTCTTCCTGtcgtttatttaattataaatttattGCAAATAATTCTGTTTACCAGTATAAATATGTCCAATTTACAGATCCTCAACAAGTCAGGTGTGAGGACCTGAAAAGATGTTTGTTATTATACATTACTCacgtcttaaaaaaaaattgcaaagtaAACACAGACATAAATTCACTATGACAGTAAAATAAAGCATATAAATAAAGACAATGTTATCTTACCGACAGAGAATGGCTTCTCGGGCCAGGCCTGCTCATTCAGGAAGTTGGCTGGGTTAAACTCATGAGGAAACTTTGACTTGGGATTCTCCAGCAGCACAGAGGACAGGTTGGGAAAAATGAGAGCTCTCTGTAATTTTCCAGTTATTCTTCATTAGAATTCAGTTAGGTTTTTAAAagcatatatattgtataatcaCTTAAATACTGATTCTACATGCTATACTATTCCCATACTTCCTGTCTGACATTACAGCATAGTttgtttgactggtagtgtggTTACTGTATGTATATCGTGCATTGCATTCTCCACTTAAACAATAACAATGCACGTTGTCTATTTAAGACTTCATTTTTTTGACCTAAAAAAAAAGCTGTACATTGAGTGATTTTGAATGTTGCTCTTTTTCATGTGTGATGTAGATTAGGCTACAGGTCACATGGTCTTCCTCTAGTCCGCCCCTGGGTATGGGACACTCAGCATTGAAATTGTTTACAAGCAGTAATTTCACTAATTATTCTTATCATTGTTATTTAGTTAGCTAAAGCATTTTTAATTTAAGACGATTGCCTTAGTGCATTCATTTAGAATTGAACTCTTCAGATATAGGCTACATCTCAAAGTGAACAACTTTGCTGTCCAAAGGGAAGATTTATGCAAAAATAACTTGTATTtagatattatttatatgattatttttagGTTTATTTCACAGAACTGGTATATTTGCTAGGAATGTCTTAAAAACAGACAAGAAGGCCACATTTATTAACCTGGCTAGACCTTTATTATGTTCTCTCGTCGTCAACAAACTTTCTTCTGAAATttctaaaatataataatcttTTGATTGACAGAGATCACTTTTGGGATTACGGGTAATCTAGTTCTCCAGAAATTCAGATATTAAAAACACGGCAGATTATATCATATATCATCACTTCAACCCCCGTGAAACTCAAGGCAGGTCTGAATAGAATTTTTACTTCCAGAACCCAACTGTTGCATTTAGTTACCTGCAACTTCATGCGCAGCACGATCACAAAGATTTGATGATGctacataattattattagtcaAAGTTAATATGTTTATCAAATTATATTCTGTATACAGTAGGGAGGAAAAGTATTTGGCATTATGAATTACTGTTTAACTGTCTCTCTGCGTCTGATGTGCATTCTGTAGGGTTTGGGGGTGAGGGTGACCCCATATACTGGGGTGTAATCCGGTTCCCCTGCATCATCGGGCCACACAAACTGGAAACGGCGCAGAAGAGTCACCATGATCAGGAAGAGCTCCATACGTGCAAGACCCTCACCGAGACACACACGAGGACCTgtaaaacacatacagtataatgaTGCTCATTGAtaaaaaatgtgaccctggaccacaaaaccagtctaaagtctctggggtatatttttaacaatagccaaaaaaacattgtatgggtcacatatgtcatacatttttaaatagttacctGTAGAGAAGGGTATGAAGGCCTCAGGCTTCTCAAACTGGCCGTGCTCATTCAGGAAGTTGTCTGGGTTAAATTCATGAGGAAACTTCCACTGGCCTTCTTCTTTTAGTACAGAAGTGAGGTTGGTAATGATTACAGTTCCCTGACCAAGGAGAAACAGTTCAAATTTGTTCTGAAGTATTAAAAACTGGTTTCTATGCAGGTGTCCTCACCTTGGGGATGTTGTAGCCCATCAGCTCCGTGTCTTTGGTGGTGCAGTGAAACACACTTAGTGGTACAGTGTTAGCAACACGCTGAACTTCATGAATCACAGCCAGTGTGTACGGCATATTGTGTCTGTCTTCATACGATGCATGATCTTTACCTTCCAGAACCTCATCGATCTCTGTTTGACATTTTGCTGGTGAGAAAACAAGGCCATGCTTGTTTAAGTTTAAAGGAGCTAGCTTtgctaatataaaaatgtaatatacatcAAATTAGTAACCAGAAACGACAACATCATACATTTAGCTTCTTTAATTCAAATCACACTTAAAAACTGTATTTGCAAAGCCTGTTCTAGTGTTGCTAATCAGTCATTTGGCTTTTTCCAGGTCTGAAAGTTGTTCAGTTTCTACCGTTGCCATATTGAACATTAAGTTCTTGCATTTATTTTTCTATGAGTAATCTGATTCTTCCTGCTCCGCTGCCTCTAATTTAACCTAATTAATATTAAACCAAAATCAATGTGTGCATTTTAAACAAACCTTGAATCTCTGGGTGGGTCATGAGGTAAAGAAAAGCAGTGAGGAGAGTGTTGGATGTGGTATCAGTCCCAGCAAAGTGCAAATCCAAAATGTACATGATGAGCTGTTCCTCAGAAAAGGAACCATCGTTTTTTCTCTGggaaatgtaaaatattcattTGAGATTCAAACGGTGGTCTTCGAAAACCAATGCAAATGCTTCTAATTTTCAAATGTAtcgcaatgttttttattttaaattatattatcagtATAACAATTTGCATGAAATTTATTTTAGGCTTGTATCAGATTTCGAACCTCAGATTTCCAATGTGGTTTTAGACATTTGGACCCCACTGTGTTTTGGAAGAAGCACGCACCTTATCAAGCTCATCCAGATAGCAGTCGATGAAGTCTCTCGGCTCTCCTGGGACTCTTGTGCTCTTGTGTTCATTGATCAGACTCAAATTCATGTTTTTTAACTTCTTTGCATGATCAAATGCCGTTTTAAATGGCAGGGGCAAGATTCTCAGTAAAGGAAGTGTGTCATATATCTGTTGAGAAAATACATGTTTGACATTTCCACATACAGTTACACTAAAATGCAaggttttttttcacaaattggaATGAAGTCACATTCAGCGAAAgcgaaatataataaaaataatttctttcaaattaaatttaataaggCTTTCTATTAAATCACTCATGGTTACTATTGACTTTGAAGTTGAAGTTTTTTTAATGTCTAGTAGCTTTGAGATACCTCTAAATATTGACAAAATACACTTTGCAGATGTGGGTTTAAATTTTACAGACATATTGAAGACTCGTCTTGCACTACACAGATTTTTGTCCAATTAGAAGCTCTCTCGAATGAGAATGTCCCTCCCCTATTAGCCTACTGTATTCCTCTGATTAGCTAAATCACACTTTAATCActggctattaaaaaaaaaaaaaaaaggaaagaaagagagaaaactgCAATTTTCAAATCGTTTCATATGGTGTTTTGATCTAAATTCTCACCATATTCCATGGTCCATTGAAGATCTTTGAAATCTCTGTAATTAACCGGATGTACTGCTGAAGGAATTTGTCATTGTAATCAAAACGGGATCCGTACAGAACCAAGCTGATAACATTTGATGCAACATTGTGAAACATATTCTGAGGATTCACTGTTCCTCCTGtacaaatgtacagtatatcCGTTAAAAACATTATGACCTTCCTAGCCAGTTGAGATTTAAACcaacaaaaatagtttttacatATAAATACCAGCATTTTTGTCCAAGTCAGCAACTAAATGTGAGATTTCTTCCAGAATTCTCTCTTCCATGGACTTCTTCCCCAGGCCAAAGTTCCTCAGGGTCATCAGAGCAAAGCGTCGATGATCCTTCCAACGGGGTCCATAATCGGCCAATACAATGCCTTTAGTTAAGTAAAGATGTTAGTTGTGGGGATTCTGTTTTGTAACATGTTCCAAAAGCTTATAATCACCAGCATAACACCTATAACAAGTCCCTGATATGAGCTATACTTCTTACTCAGTTAAATACTACAACAGTACCGTCCTCAAATTTGATTGGTTGAGAAGCAGCATTCCAAGAACGTTGATAATCCAAAAACACAATggctttttaatcttttattacTCTGCTTGTTTGTGATTGCACAATCCAGATAGACTGTTAGTCTGTGTATAGGTGGGATTTTCAGTGACTCGTTAAAGGTATTTTACATCGTTAAGGCCCAGTCAACTTCATTTTTGTAACTGCATCATCTAGTGCAGCAGTTCCCACACTTGGTCCCCAAACAGTGCACATTTTGGGTGTGAAACAACCATTTtaggtctctactaatgagctaaAGAGtttaatcaggtgtgtttgatcagggaccCCCAGGATCATGCACAATACCTAGTGGACCAGTCGCTGCTTTCAAAATCTAAAACTTCCCTACTATAAAGTTTGCTAAAAACAGTAGGGCTGCATCTGGAATTGCATACTTCGCTTCTATAGTAGGAGAAAAacagtatgtttaaaaaaaaaaaaaaggaaatctgaattagggatatgccggtatcaaattttcatgttgcaataaattgctaatgcttttatcacggtattgaaatttagtttcaaAAAAGTTATCATAAtccagtataacaggtttaatcaCTTttatcttataacaaaaataacataatatttaaatacaaaaatatataaagttaaacattTTACATAGATTAAAGTGCTaaaaagaccaataggtatcactttacaataagacctcattagttaaacCATTAATATACACAATGAGCAATAACTACATTTGCTAgcaaagttattaatctttgttaaaacaatgcaagtcttagttcatgttagctcattaaatacaagttgcaacttttgattttaacaaagagttattaaatattggaatacctaagatttatgaatgttcagaataatttttcattggcaaTTTATGTTAACTATtgagttaactaatgttaactaatgaagccctaatgtaaagtgtgaatgaacaataaataatcaaaacactttcaagaaatatctgtcatgttgtagtccagattttaaaaaaagaatgaaaataaatagcctattatgcctaaatatttaagtatttggtgctGTGATAAACACTAAcagtaaacattatttaaatatgctttagaaagtagtgcagctgctaTATTTCTGAGATTTCCAGGGtaaaggctgcattttctgcagtttagcgccatctgctgtcagataGTGAATGTGCTTTCGACTCTCACGTTTTCCCCAATGTATGGGAAGCCAAACACACCAAAAGTAGGATGAAACAGCGCAAGTAAAAATTAGAGTGTGTGGTTTCCGATGCAGCCTATGTGAGGCGAATAATATGTTCGCATtcatagtattaaaaaaaaaacaggaggcaAAAAGTAATAAGATTCTTATTAATTAGAatgtaattagattatattacattagttattttttactgattacatgattacatattactCACACAATTTAACaatgtattcataatttattgattctccctaaTTTTTCATTCTTTAAATTACCTTTCAAAATGGCCTACCAATTATATACATCTCTCAAGTCTCAAAGAACAATCCCTAGTCAGGTGGCTATAATTACAGAGAAAATTGAGAGGTCATACAGCATTTGACCACTGgatttgcagaaatcattttaaagtataatacaataTTGTGTCTAATTGTAAGTAGGTCTGTTGATGtaattgaactgttgtataaaagcaatattttaCTCTCTAGACTGTGATTTTATGACTTCGCTGAGAGGACAGTTTGTAGTATGAGTTACCTTTATTTTCTGAGAGATGATTGATCATGAAGTCTTGAGGGCGTCCTGAAAAGTCTTGAGCCTTTGTAAACAAAGCTTCCTTAATAACCTCAAAACTATTTAGAAAAACGACTGGTCTTGATCCAGTATACAGGCTGAAGATTTTCCCATATCGTTCTGCAAACTTAAAATATTGGGAAATTACTTTACAAACTAGATCAATTGAAATGTTAAAGCTTTAGATGACCAAATGAAAGCCATACTCTTTCAAAATCCTTCAAAGGATTGGCCATATTCACATGAAGCAGATTCCCAAATAAAGGGAGAGGAGGAGGTCCGGGAGGAAAATTTCTTGGCCCCTGGATCCGGATGAGGAGACAGACGAAGAAGATGCATGTCCACACAAGAATCAAAGAGCCCAGCATGCTGACTAGATGTCCAGCTGTTGTCCCTCAAGCAAAAGAAGCGTATGAACTCGAATCACTCAGTCTCTTAGTCCATCGCCTATCTGAACAAATATTATGGCCATGTTCCAGGAAAGATAAAATGAACCCAGGCAAACAAACTACAAGGTTATGTAGTTAGGAatttaacaaaatgtttattttcactttatactttttgttttagcatttttttttctcagtgttttgTAGTTAGTGCTATCTAGTGGAATGTTTAATGAAGGTACAGTATTGAAAAGTTGGGAGACAGTaagatttttgttattttaaatgtatcatggtttccacaaaacgtcagcattaataataagaaatgtgtcttgagcagcaaatcagcatattagaatgatttctgaaggattatgtgacactgaagacaaaagattaaactttgccatcacatgaataaattacatttcaaatatagtgaaatgttaaaaagatattttaaattgtacaaatactTCATAATATTACCACTCTTACTTTATTTTCATCTAATAAATGCTGCGCTTGTGCGCATAATCGACATTACGCTACATTTTTTAACGTTCAGGTGGTTAGGATATTTGAAGCCTTTTCTAtatctatttataattttttttttttcactggcaTACATTCAGACAAATTAACAGGaagaaaataattttcattaattgtttttatgGCATTTTTATAACCAGTAATAATACATACTGTTATTAAAATACATCATAACATCATTGCAACATAAATCAGTCATAATCATCATAATCTGACTGTCTCTCTGCGTCTGATGTGCATTCTGTAGGGTTTGGGGGTGAGGGTGACCCCATATACTGGGGTGTAATCCGGTTCCCCTGCATCATCGGGCCACACAAACTGGAAACGGCGCAGAAGAGTCACCATGATCAGGAAGAGCTCCATACGTGCAAGACCCTCACCGAGACACACACGAGGACCTGTACAAGACAcatgtgaatatatataattaaattgcaCTCAAACAAGCTAAACCTACATATATATCCGATTCTGACCAGATACCTGCAGAAAAAGGCATAAAGGCTTCAGGCTTCTCAAACTGGCCGTGCTCATTCAGGAAGTTGTCTGGGTTAAATTCATGAGGAAACTTCCACTGGCCTTCTTCTTTTAGTACAGACGTGAGGTTAGGAATAACAAAAGTTCCCTACAGTAAAAAATAGAGAgaatattatattttcaaaaagGGTAAAAGTCTCTTTATATGGAAGTGTACTCACCTTGGGGATGTTGTAGCCCATCAGCTCCGTGTCTTTAGTGGTGCAGTGAAACACACTTAGTGGTACAGTGTTAGCAACACGCTGAACTTCATGAATCACAGCCAGTGTGTACGGCATATTGTGTCTGTCTTCATACGATGCATGATCTTTACCCTCCAGAACCTCATCGATCTCTGTTTGACATTTctcttgtgaaataaaatgttgtgtttaaGTTAAAACCATTGATCAATTTAATAGAATTTTCTGAAAAACCAGAAACACAAACCTTGAACCTCTGGGTGGGTCATGAGATACAGAAATGCAGTGAGAAGGGTGTTGGATGTTGTATCAGTCCCTGCAAAGTGCAAATCCAGAACGTACAGGATAAGCTGAGCTTCAGAAAATGAGGAACCATCATCTCCTCTCTGATGTAGTTAAAATAACCAATGATTAGAGAGAAGAAGTACCACATTCGAAATCAGTTAAAAAAGTACTACCGATAGGGCTACTAATAAAccagtaaatatttttatattatggcCAATAAATATAAGGAAATGTATactcttgtttaaataaattgaatattttataaatatagatatagatgGACATTGAAATTCTATAGTTTTAAatgacaaacaataaaataaaaaaaataaaaaaataataaataatatatatcattttaaatgccACAAGTAATTTGTTTGGAAAGATTTATAATGTATAGTATggacaatttatatttattttaacatttgctaaagattaatttgaacaaaaatgtAGTTAATTTAACCTTATTTAATTAGTGTTGTGAATATTAACTTTAAGTGAGCATTAGATGATGGCAAAAGtcatataaatgtaaaactaGAAGAAGTGCACAATTTAATAACCAATAATTaaccaatacaaataaataaaaaagctataATATTGGGGATAACAGATACGGTAACAACATTGTGAAACTGTGAATTCCTAAAAAATACCATCACAGATGTCCAAATGCACCTTATCAAGCTCATCCAAATAACAGTCAATGAAGTCTCTTGGTTCCCCTGGGACTCTTGTCTTTTTGTGCTCATTGACCAGTTTTGCAGACATTTCTCTGGCCTTTCTGGCATTTGTGAAGGCCTTTTTAAAAGGCAGAGGCAGACTTCTCAGCATAGGAAATGTATCGTATATCTGCAATAAAACAGAGAAAATTTTTCTAAAATATCACTAGAGATAATGctgttaattttaaatatctttaagtGCCATACAATATACTCCTGGAACTTTTATTTGAACAAT
It encodes:
- the LOC132133765 gene encoding cytochrome P450 2F2-like, with translation MLGSLILVWTCIFFVCLLIRIQGPRNFPPGPPPLPLFGNLLHVNMANPLKDFERFAERYGKIFSLYTGSRPVVFLNSFEVIKEALFTKAQDFSGRPQDFMINHLSENKGIVLADYGPRWKDHRRFALMTLRNFGLGKKSMEERILEEISHLVADLDKNAGGTVNPQNMFHNVASNVISLVLYGSRFDYNDKFLQQYIRLITEISKIFNGPWNMIYDTLPLLRILPLPFKTAFDHAKKLKNMNLSLINEHKSTRVPGEPRDFIDCYLDELDKRKNDGSFSEEQLIMYILDLHFAGTDTTSNTLLTAFLYLMTHPEIQAKCQTEIDEVLEGKDHASYEDRHNMPYTLAVIHEVQRVANTVPLSVFHCTTKDTELMGYNIPKGTVIITNLTSVLKEEGQWKFPHEFNPDNFLNEHGQFEKPEAFIPFSTGPRVCLGEGLARMELFLIMVTLLRRFQFVWPDDAGEPDYTPVYGVTLTPKPYRMHIRRRETVKQ
- the LOC132133636 gene encoding cytochrome P450 2F2-like gives rise to the protein MLGFLILMWICIFLLFLFIQIPRPKNFPPGPRPLPLFGNLLELNINNPLKDFERLADHYGKVYSLYLGSKPWVVLNGFEVLKEALVTKAVDFAGRPQDLMVNQITKGSGVILSDYGPSWKEHRRFALMTLRNFGLGKQSMEERILGEVSHVIAKLEKRVGSSFEPQTMFHNAATNIICIVLFGTRYDYDDEFLKLFVHLYTENAKIANGPWAMIYDTFPMLRSLPLPFKKAFTNARKAREMSAKLVNEHKKTRVPGEPRDFIDCYLDELDKRGDDGSSFSEAQLILYVLDLHFAGTDTTSNTLLTAFLYLMTHPEVQEKCQTEIDEVLEGKDHASYEDRHNMPYTLAVIHEVQRVANTVPLSVFHCTTKDTELMGYNIPKGTFVIPNLTSVLKEEGQWKFPHEFNPDNFLNEHGQFEKPEAFMPFSAGPRVCLGEGLARMELFLIMVTLLRRFQFVWPDDAGEPDYTPVYGVTLTPKPYRMHIRRRETVRL